A single genomic interval of Prochlorococcus marinus XMU1406 harbors:
- the ftsH gene encoding ATP-dependent zinc metalloprotease FtsH: protein MNQKFKTIILWALPILLVIALSYQFLSSSNVDSLKSNGTTVAPRNSAVARVSYGRFLDYINSGRVTSVDIFDGGRNAVIETIDSDLDNKVQRLRVDLPGLTPELINILKNEGISFDVHPVKTAPPALGILGNLLFPAILIGGLILLARRSNGMPGGPGQAMQFGKTKARFAMEAETGVVFDDVAGVNEAKQDLQEVVTFLKKPEKFTSVGARIPKGVLLVGPPGTGKTLLAKAIAGEAGVPFFSLSGSEFVEMFVGVGASRVRDLFKRAKENSPCLIFIDEIDAVGRQRGAGIGGGNDEREQTLNQLLTEMDGFEGNSGIIIIAATNRPDVLDSALMRPGRFDRQVTVDAPDIKGRLSILEVHARNKKLQEDLTLESIARRTPGFTGADLANLLNEAAILTARRRKDSISISEIDDSVDRIVAGMEGSPLTDGRSKRLIAYHEVGHALIGSLVKAHDPVQKVTVIPRGQAKGLTWFTPDDEQTLVSRAQLKARIMGALGGRAAEDVVFGKGEITTGAGGDFQQVASMARQMVTRFGMSNLGPIALESGNQEVFVGRDLMTRSEVSDSISKQIDESVRVMVKECYKETYDIVNKNRKAMDKIVDLLIEKETLDGDEFVSILSKFTKIPEKERTPQLLN from the coding sequence ATGAATCAGAAATTTAAAACAATAATTTTATGGGCTTTACCTATACTTTTAGTAATTGCGCTTTCCTACCAATTTTTATCTTCAAGCAATGTTGATTCACTTAAATCTAATGGGACTACTGTTGCACCAAGAAATTCTGCGGTAGCAAGAGTTAGTTATGGCAGATTTTTAGATTATATTAATTCAGGAAGGGTTACATCTGTTGATATTTTTGATGGAGGAAGAAATGCAGTTATAGAGACAATAGATTCGGATTTAGATAATAAAGTTCAAAGGTTGCGTGTAGATCTTCCAGGCTTAACACCTGAACTTATAAACATTTTAAAAAATGAGGGAATCAGTTTTGATGTGCATCCAGTTAAAACAGCCCCTCCTGCATTAGGAATTTTGGGTAATTTACTTTTCCCAGCTATTTTGATTGGAGGTTTAATTCTTTTGGCTAGGCGTTCAAATGGTATGCCTGGTGGCCCTGGGCAAGCCATGCAATTTGGGAAAACAAAGGCAAGATTTGCAATGGAAGCTGAAACAGGAGTTGTTTTTGATGATGTTGCAGGCGTCAATGAAGCCAAGCAGGATTTGCAAGAAGTCGTAACTTTTCTGAAAAAACCAGAAAAATTTACTTCTGTGGGAGCAAGGATTCCAAAGGGTGTTCTATTGGTAGGACCTCCTGGAACTGGTAAAACTCTTTTAGCAAAAGCTATCGCAGGTGAAGCAGGTGTACCATTCTTCTCATTATCGGGTTCTGAATTTGTTGAAATGTTTGTTGGTGTTGGTGCTAGTAGAGTTAGAGACCTTTTCAAAAGAGCTAAAGAGAATAGTCCTTGTTTAATTTTTATTGATGAAATAGATGCTGTCGGAAGGCAAAGAGGTGCAGGTATTGGTGGAGGTAATGATGAGAGAGAACAAACTCTTAACCAATTGCTTACTGAAATGGATGGCTTCGAAGGTAATAGTGGCATAATAATAATTGCAGCCACAAATAGGCCTGATGTTCTAGACTCAGCTCTAATGAGACCTGGCAGATTTGATAGACAGGTCACCGTTGACGCTCCTGATATCAAGGGAAGACTATCAATATTGGAAGTTCATGCAAGAAATAAGAAACTTCAAGAGGATTTAACACTTGAAAGTATCGCAAGAAGAACACCAGGATTTACTGGGGCAGATCTAGCAAATTTATTAAATGAGGCTGCCATATTAACTGCTAGGAGAAGAAAAGACTCTATCAGTATTTCAGAAATTGATGATTCTGTAGATAGGATTGTTGCAGGAATGGAAGGTTCACCATTAACAGATGGTAGAAGTAAGAGGTTAATTGCTTATCATGAAGTTGGCCATGCTCTAATAGGTTCATTAGTAAAAGCACACGATCCTGTTCAAAAAGTGACCGTCATTCCAAGAGGTCAGGCTAAAGGATTAACTTGGTTTACTCCAGACGATGAACAAACCCTTGTTAGCAGGGCTCAACTAAAAGCAAGAATAATGGGTGCATTGGGAGGAAGAGCTGCGGAAGATGTAGTTTTCGGAAAAGGTGAGATTACAACAGGAGCAGGAGGTGATTTCCAACAAGTTGCTTCTATGGCACGTCAAATGGTTACTAGATTTGGAATGAGTAATTTAGGTCCCATAGCTTTAGAAAGTGGAAATCAAGAAGTATTTGTTGGTAGAGATTTAATGACTAGAAGTGAAGTTTCAGATTCAATCTCTAAACAAATAGATGAAAGTGTAAGAGTAATGGTAAAAGAATGTTATAAAGAAACCTACGATATAGTGAACAAAAATAGAAAAGCTATGGATAAGATTGTTGATCTATTAATAGAAAAAGAAACATTAGATGGTGATGAATTTGTAAGTATTCTCTCCAAATTCACAAAAATTCCTGAGAAAGAAAGAACACCTCAACTATTAAATTAG
- a CDS encoding NAD(P)H dehydrogenase assembly family protein: MKFEVKDKVKLIAPVSYLKTSDNMPMLRPPDLVAIDEIGEILSIKSPDTVEVKFRRGSFLIDIDKIEKN, from the coding sequence ATGAAATTTGAGGTCAAGGATAAGGTTAAGTTGATTGCGCCAGTCTCTTACTTGAAGACTTCAGATAATATGCCGATGTTAAGACCACCTGATTTAGTGGCAATTGATGAAATTGGGGAAATCCTATCAATCAAATCTCCAGATACTGTTGAAGTAAAGTTTAGAAGAGGTTCGTTTTTAATTGATATTGATAAGATTGAGAAAAACTAA
- a CDS encoding M16 family metallopeptidase, translating into MLKRYFLKNKKRNFSTASIWIKGGSDVDSVGKKGINKILSSLLTRGCEGFNNFTLSEYIESYGAELNQEVLEDGISISIKSLNEHFSKLFPVLDLIINKPTLLEIEFQKVKKSSINFIKKDKENPFNICFEKWRKIVYSNHPYAFNTIGNAADVSKITYEDVLLEFKNFKNREKFLISNNPEINGENFGTLEKKIPREKSGRVNHNLSTMNRFDYINNDSNQTIIMMGDQTCSRRSSDYLPLKVLESYLSYGMSAALFKLFREKHGITYDLGVYYPIRSGNAPFLIYLSVSNKQALFAFELLSKLWKNLLFNPLTNAEIFLAKEKLKGSFLLGNQSLDEILQRKIQLISYGISPISEIDLNSKIEEISSLDILKLTYKYFSKPFLSISGNEKICLEISNRWKKNF; encoded by the coding sequence ATGTTGAAAAGATATTTTTTAAAAAATAAAAAAAGAAATTTTTCAACTGCTTCAATTTGGATTAAAGGGGGGAGTGATGTAGATAGTGTTGGCAAAAAAGGTATAAACAAGATTCTCAGTTCATTACTTACCAGAGGATGTGAGGGTTTTAATAATTTCACTCTTTCTGAGTATATTGAGTCCTATGGAGCAGAATTAAATCAAGAAGTACTTGAAGATGGTATTTCAATAAGCATTAAATCCCTAAATGAACATTTCAGCAAATTATTCCCTGTATTAGATTTAATAATTAATAAACCAACTCTCTTAGAAATTGAATTTCAAAAAGTAAAAAAATCCTCAATTAATTTTATAAAAAAAGATAAAGAGAATCCATTCAATATCTGTTTTGAAAAATGGAGAAAAATTGTTTACTCAAATCATCCTTATGCTTTTAACACAATTGGCAATGCAGCTGATGTCTCAAAGATTACCTATGAAGATGTTTTGCTTGAGTTTAAAAATTTTAAAAATAGAGAAAAGTTCTTAATTTCAAATAATCCCGAAATAAATGGAGAAAATTTTGGCACATTAGAAAAAAAAATCCCTAGAGAGAAATCAGGACGTGTAAATCATAATTTAAGTACTATGAATAGATTTGATTACATTAATAATGATTCAAATCAAACAATAATAATGATGGGGGACCAAACTTGCTCGCGAAGAAGTAGTGACTATTTGCCACTTAAGGTTTTGGAGTCATATTTATCTTATGGAATGAGCGCTGCTTTATTTAAACTTTTTAGAGAAAAACATGGTATCACTTACGATTTAGGTGTTTATTATCCTATAAGGAGTGGGAATGCACCATTTTTAATTTATTTATCAGTATCTAATAAGCAAGCCCTTTTTGCTTTTGAGCTTTTATCAAAACTATGGAAAAATTTACTTTTTAATCCTTTGACTAATGCTGAAATATTTTTAGCGAAAGAAAAACTAAAAGGTTCTTTTCTCTTAGGAAATCAATCACTAGATGAAATTTTGCAGAGAAAGATACAATTAATTAGTTATGGTATTTCACCAATTTCTGAGATCGATTTAAATTCAAAAATAGAAGAAATATCTTCGTTAGATATTCTTAAATTAACTTATAAGTATTTTTCAAAACCTTTTCTGAGTATTTCGGGCAATGAAAAAATATGTTTAGAAATTTCTAATAGGTGGAAGAAAAACTTTTAA
- a CDS encoding M16 family metallopeptidase: MKVGDVNYYTHSSKTRCVFVDNKELPLLSIDIWCKAGSSFEDVDKNGTAHFLEHMIFKGSNKIMPGEFDHKIESLGGLSNASTGYDDVHYHVLVPPSNFKESLALLTNIVVAPDFNPDEFIKEKGVVIDEIKQQNDQPEERLFNYFLKRVWLSPNYANAILGTERSIKNLEINDLVKFHSKHYTTEKICIAIAGNLSEEIYKIFEKSDLSGIKESPNLINPTKNKPSLKIRNGRELIKFDNLEFSRIFMAWFIPNLNDQKNIIGLEILASILSVGRNSRLVKTLKEDRNLVESVYVDVNAGELGGLFIIEASCECKDIDLVEKQINKTIDEILNCKALTLDEIKKAINIVKSNYIFNLETSTQLSSFFGNELLWGRKSSINNLEIHLNYWNDLDNFKEITEYILGEKFTLVASPDKC, translated from the coding sequence ATGAAAGTAGGAGATGTTAACTACTACACCCATTCAAGCAAAACTAGATGTGTGTTTGTGGATAATAAAGAATTGCCGCTTTTAAGCATTGATATTTGGTGCAAAGCAGGTTCTTCATTTGAGGATGTTGATAAAAACGGCACTGCTCATTTTCTAGAACATATGATTTTTAAAGGATCTAACAAAATAATGCCAGGTGAGTTTGACCATAAAATTGAATCCCTAGGCGGATTAAGTAACGCTTCAACTGGTTATGATGATGTACATTACCATGTCTTAGTTCCACCCAGTAACTTTAAAGAATCACTTGCTCTTTTGACAAATATTGTCGTTGCTCCAGATTTTAATCCTGATGAATTTATAAAAGAAAAAGGGGTAGTTATTGATGAAATAAAACAACAAAATGATCAGCCTGAAGAAAGACTATTTAATTATTTTTTGAAAAGGGTTTGGTTAAGTCCGAATTATGCCAATGCGATTCTGGGAACTGAACGTAGTATTAAAAACTTAGAGATAAATGACCTTGTGAAATTTCATAGCAAACATTACACTACCGAAAAAATTTGTATTGCAATTGCGGGGAATCTTTCTGAAGAAATTTATAAAATTTTTGAAAAAAGTGATCTATCTGGCATAAAAGAAAGTCCAAATTTAATAAATCCAACAAAAAATAAACCTTCTTTAAAAATTAGGAATGGGAGAGAGTTAATTAAGTTTGATAATTTAGAGTTTTCAAGAATATTTATGGCTTGGTTTATCCCAAACCTCAATGATCAAAAAAATATTATTGGACTAGAGATATTAGCATCAATACTTTCTGTAGGAAGAAACAGCAGATTAGTTAAAACTTTAAAAGAAGATAGAAATCTTGTTGAATCGGTATATGTAGATGTAAATGCTGGAGAATTAGGTGGATTATTTATAATAGAAGCGAGTTGTGAGTGCAAAGATATTGATTTAGTAGAAAAGCAAATTAATAAAACAATAGATGAGATCCTAAATTGTAAAGCCTTGACTTTGGATGAAATAAAAAAAGCAATAAATATAGTGAAAAGTAATTATATATTTAACTTAGAGACATCTACACAACTTTCTTCATTCTTTGGAAATGAACTTCTTTGGGGGAGAAAATCTTCAATTAATAATTTAGAAATTCATTTAAATTATTGGAATGATTTGGATAATTTCAAAGAGATCACAGAATATATCCTTGGAGAAAAATTCACTTTAGTTGCTTCCCCTGATAAATGTTGA
- a CDS encoding phycocyanobilin:ferredoxin oxidoreductase, translating to MLSESLTKTKLTDPLILDLLQNIREHRSMLEDLKSIKIDPKLTNIISKDIGRELYIKNEFYKAKGFRKLHIEVAEFSKNLKILHCVFFPDPKFDIPIFGMDLVKINDIVSAAIVDLSPASQNQGLKYEKLLSEVDKSSFTSLRDIPKWGGIFSNNVFFASLKSKSEKNDFCRVVDQYLTILIKLSKKAKPEVNEEIIQERIDFQKKYCVQQMKNEKTSMVLLKYFDEKWVNNYIKTVLFDF from the coding sequence TTGTTGTCTGAATCTTTAACTAAAACAAAATTAACTGACCCTCTTATTTTGGATTTATTACAAAATATTAGAGAGCATAGATCCATGCTTGAGGACCTTAAGAGTATAAAAATTGATCCAAAACTAACTAACATAATATCTAAAGATATAGGCAGAGAACTTTATATTAAAAATGAATTTTATAAAGCAAAAGGTTTTAGAAAATTACATATTGAAGTAGCAGAATTTTCAAAGAATCTAAAAATATTACACTGCGTTTTTTTTCCTGATCCAAAGTTTGATATCCCAATTTTTGGGATGGATTTGGTAAAAATAAATGATATTGTTTCTGCTGCCATTGTTGATTTATCACCGGCATCACAAAACCAAGGTTTGAAATACGAAAAATTACTTTCTGAAGTTGATAAAAGTTCTTTTACCTCTTTGAGAGATATTCCTAAATGGGGGGGGATTTTTTCTAATAATGTATTTTTTGCTTCCTTAAAAAGTAAATCTGAAAAAAATGATTTTTGTAGAGTTGTGGATCAATACCTAACTATTTTAATCAAATTAAGTAAGAAAGCTAAACCGGAAGTTAATGAGGAAATTATCCAAGAGAGAATAGATTTTCAAAAAAAATATTGTGTTCAACAAATGAAAAATGAAAAGACTAGCATGGTTCTTTTAAAATATTTTGATGAAAAATGGGTAAATAACTATATCAAAACAGTACTCTTCGATTTTTAA
- a CDS encoding HlyD family efflux transporter periplasmic adaptor subunit, which produces MKLKILKNLFIYFLLFTPISLGVISCSGNNKSSSKFKEEITSDFIPPITAVAALGQLSPSGEIRQLAAPISQFGSSPRIVEILVNEGDFVKKGDILATFENGEKLIADLERNENLINTINKEIILKKDQIQRYELALSKDVYSFVDFSQRKDELLKLQKQKINLIGDQKNIKIDLFNSKLRSPIDGFILGINTRVGERPQNEGILDIGSSQKMEALIEVYESDIDRVFISQNVELSSENGGFQKNLKGKVIRISPQVKQRKVLSTDPTGDADSRIIEVLVKLDKDSIDIVQNYAGMKVIAKFIP; this is translated from the coding sequence ATGAAATTGAAAATATTAAAAAATTTATTTATTTATTTTTTATTATTTACACCAATATCTCTTGGTGTTATTTCCTGTTCTGGAAATAATAAATCTAGTTCAAAATTTAAAGAGGAAATAACTTCAGATTTTATACCTCCTATTACAGCTGTTGCAGCACTTGGTCAACTTTCTCCTTCGGGAGAGATTAGACAATTGGCAGCTCCAATAAGTCAGTTTGGCTCTTCCCCCCGAATTGTCGAAATTTTAGTAAATGAAGGAGATTTCGTAAAAAAAGGTGATATACTCGCAACCTTTGAAAATGGAGAAAAATTAATTGCTGATCTTGAAAGAAACGAAAATCTAATTAATACTATCAACAAAGAAATTATCCTAAAGAAAGATCAAATTCAAAGGTATGAGTTAGCTTTGAGCAAAGATGTATATTCTTTTGTAGATTTTTCACAGAGAAAAGATGAACTTTTAAAATTGCAAAAACAGAAAATAAACCTTATCGGAGATCAAAAAAATATCAAGATAGATCTATTTAATTCAAAACTAAGGAGTCCAATCGATGGTTTTATCCTTGGAATAAACACGAGAGTTGGTGAAAGGCCTCAAAATGAAGGGATTTTGGATATTGGTTCTAGTCAAAAAATGGAAGCTTTGATAGAGGTTTATGAATCTGACATCGATAGAGTCTTTATCTCTCAGAATGTTGAATTGAGCAGTGAGAATGGAGGTTTCCAAAAAAATCTTAAGGGAAAAGTGATTAGGATTAGTCCTCAGGTAAAACAAAGAAAAGTTCTATCGACTGATCCAACGGGGGATGCTGATTCACGAATTATTGAGGTACTAGTAAAACTAGATAAAGATTCTATAGATATTGTTCAAAACTACGCAGGAATGAAAGTGATTGCAAAATTTATTCCCTAA
- the devC gene encoding ABC transporter permease DevC, translated as MIFSFLKFRKIPLAWLLLTRQPLRLAVAIAGISFAGILMFMQLGFRDGLFDTSVTIHKLLDADLVLISPRSKSSISMSGFPKRRLIQTLAVEDVEKTAPVNLNYLLWRNPENLKTRSILALGFNPSDSLLLDKGFSKKAYKLRNPSRVLFDKLSRPEFGPIEEWFLSEKKVETEVAGKRVIVEGLVELGPSFGADGNLITSRETFLRLFPANPPGSIEIGLVKLKKGSDPELISRILNNSLPNDVRVLTKNQFIEFEKNYWKNSTAIGFIFSLGALMGFVVGCVVVYQILYSDVTDHLPEYATLLAMGYRLKSLFFVVAREGVLLALFGYLPAYFSGQILYSVIRSSTKLPIIMDADKTILIFVLVLVMCMGSAAVAMRKLVDADPAEIF; from the coding sequence ATGATTTTTTCTTTTTTAAAATTTAGAAAAATACCATTAGCTTGGTTGTTATTAACTAGGCAACCATTAAGGCTAGCAGTTGCCATAGCTGGAATCAGTTTTGCAGGAATTTTGATGTTTATGCAATTAGGTTTTAGAGATGGTTTATTTGACACGAGCGTAACTATTCATAAACTTCTAGATGCCGATCTTGTTTTGATAAGTCCCAGATCAAAAAGTTCTATAAGCATGAGTGGATTCCCAAAAAGAAGATTAATTCAAACTCTCGCAGTAGAAGATGTTGAAAAAACTGCTCCCGTTAATCTAAATTATTTACTTTGGAGAAATCCTGAAAACCTTAAAACTAGATCAATACTTGCATTAGGTTTCAATCCCTCCGATTCACTTCTTTTAGATAAGGGATTCTCAAAGAAAGCTTATAAATTGAGAAATCCATCAAGAGTTCTTTTTGACAAACTATCTAGACCTGAATTTGGACCGATTGAAGAATGGTTCTTATCTGAAAAAAAAGTTGAGACTGAGGTTGCTGGGAAAAGAGTAATTGTTGAGGGCCTTGTGGAGTTGGGACCATCTTTTGGTGCAGATGGTAATTTGATAACTAGTCGAGAAACCTTCTTAAGACTTTTTCCTGCTAATCCTCCTGGCAGTATAGAAATTGGTTTGGTAAAGCTAAAAAAAGGATCTGATCCTGAATTGATTTCAAGGATATTAAATAACTCACTCCCAAATGATGTTAGGGTTCTTACAAAAAATCAATTTATAGAATTTGAGAAGAATTATTGGAAAAATAGTACTGCAATAGGTTTTATATTTAGTTTGGGAGCATTGATGGGTTTCGTTGTAGGGTGTGTGGTTGTTTATCAAATTCTTTATAGTGACGTTACAGATCACCTCCCAGAGTACGCCACCTTATTGGCAATGGGGTATAGACTTAAGTCCCTTTTCTTTGTTGTAGCTAGAGAGGGGGTTTTGTTGGCATTGTTTGGTTATTTACCTGCTTATTTCTCTGGTCAAATACTTTATTCAGTTATAAGAAGTTCTACTAAACTCCCAATAATAATGGACGCAGATAAAACTATTTTAATTTTCGTATTAGTTTTAGTTATGTGTATGGGGTCCGCCGCTGTTGCGATGCGTAAATTAGTTGACGCTGATCCTGCCGAAATTTTTTAA
- a CDS encoding DevA family ABC transporter ATP-binding protein, producing MVKANKSKNNVKNFKTVSINNLSHFYGKNENKKKVLNDVNLNIDKGELVLLKGPSGCGKTTLLTLIGALRTCQSGDLTVLNNQLNGASRKTRQILRRSIGMIFQGHNLLRCLTAEQNVQMGADLIKGLTYLQRREIARNWLSAVGLEEHHKKLPNDLSGGQKQRVAIARALSANPKLLLADEPTSALDSVTGREIVTLLRKLAKEQNCSVLMVTHDPRISDMADRILNMEDGKIYSAHSELI from the coding sequence ATGGTTAAAGCTAATAAATCAAAAAATAATGTTAAAAACTTTAAAACAGTCTCAATAAATAATTTGAGTCACTTTTATGGAAAAAATGAGAATAAAAAAAAAGTTCTTAATGACGTAAATTTAAATATTGATAAAGGAGAGTTGGTTCTTTTGAAAGGACCTTCTGGATGTGGTAAAACTACTCTTTTAACATTAATTGGTGCCTTGAGAACCTGTCAAAGTGGAGATTTAACTGTATTAAATAATCAGTTAAATGGAGCATCAAGGAAAACTCGTCAGATTCTTAGAAGAAGTATTGGAATGATTTTTCAAGGTCACAATCTTCTGAGATGTTTAACAGCAGAACAAAATGTCCAGATGGGCGCCGATTTAATAAAAGGTTTAACGTATTTGCAAAGACGTGAAATAGCACGGAATTGGTTGTCAGCAGTAGGATTAGAAGAACATCATAAAAAGTTGCCAAATGACTTATCTGGTGGACAGAAACAGAGAGTAGCAATTGCTCGAGCTTTATCTGCTAACCCAAAACTTTTATTAGCTGATGAGCCCACTTCTGCTTTAGATAGCGTCACAGGAAGAGAAATAGTAACCCTTTTAAGGAAACTAGCAAAAGAGCAAAATTGTTCTGTACTTATGGTGACGCATGATCCAAGAATTTCTGATATGGCTGATAGGATATTAAATATGGAAGATGGTAAAATATATAGTGCTCATAGTGAGCTAATATAA
- a CDS encoding glycosyltransferase family 2 protein — translation MNVSIVIPTYNRLPILEKCLFALENQKLNTNISNYEVIVVDDGSTDGTTSWINKNKANLPHVILFQQKHGGPALGRNLGVIKSKYEIIIFIDSDLIVLDNFINCHLEKLLASWRKNDKKCFTYGSVVNTSNFLNPQSEKHKIMDTSFAYFATGNVAISKELILSVGLFDTSFSLYGWEDLELGERLKKIGTKLIKCPNAVGFHWHPPFNCEQIDSLIAQEKERAKMALVFYKKHPNLRVRFMIQLTPLHNLLWQILCLGGLISVDRILPLLRFLVHIRRNRLALEILRIPLNMIYIKQLTKSR, via the coding sequence ATGAATGTAAGTATTGTTATACCGACTTACAATAGATTACCTATATTAGAGAAATGTCTATTTGCGCTTGAGAATCAAAAATTAAATACAAATATCAGTAATTATGAAGTAATAGTAGTTGATGATGGATCTACTGATGGGACAACCTCATGGATAAATAAAAACAAAGCTAATCTCCCACACGTTATTCTATTTCAGCAAAAACATGGAGGGCCTGCACTTGGAAGAAATCTGGGAGTAATTAAATCAAAATATGAAATTATTATATTTATTGATAGTGATCTTATTGTTTTAGACAATTTTATAAATTGCCACCTAGAAAAATTACTTGCCTCTTGGAGAAAAAATGATAAAAAATGTTTTACCTATGGCTCGGTAGTCAATACATCTAATTTTTTAAATCCTCAGAGTGAAAAACATAAAATAATGGACACTTCTTTTGCATACTTTGCTACTGGGAATGTAGCGATATCAAAAGAATTGATTTTAAGTGTGGGATTATTTGATACTTCTTTTAGTCTTTACGGTTGGGAGGATTTAGAACTTGGAGAAAGACTAAAAAAAATTGGGACAAAATTAATTAAATGCCCAAATGCAGTAGGTTTTCATTGGCATCCGCCATTTAATTGCGAACAAATAGATTCATTAATAGCTCAAGAAAAAGAGAGAGCAAAAATGGCTTTAGTGTTTTACAAGAAACACCCAAATTTAAGGGTTAGATTTATGATTCAATTAACTCCTCTCCATAATTTACTTTGGCAAATTCTTTGCTTGGGAGGACTAATCAGTGTTGATAGAATCCTTCCTTTATTGAGATTCTTAGTACATATAAGAAGAAATAGACTTGCACTTGAGATACTTAGGATCCCTTTAAATATGATTTACATTAAACAATTAACCAAATCAAGATAA
- the rpsB gene encoding 30S ribosomal protein S2, with translation MAVVSLSEMMEAGAHFGHQTRRWNPKMSKYIYCARNGVHIIDLVKTALCMNNAYKWTRNAAKSGKRFLFVGTKKQASDVVAQEASRCGAAYVNQRWLGGMLTNWTTMKARIERLKDLERMESSGSIAMRPKKEAAVLRRELERLQKYLGGLKGMRRLPDVVVLVDQRRESNAVLEARKLDISLVSMLDTNCDPDLCEVPIPCNDDAVRSVQLILGRLADAINEGRKGSNAERKN, from the coding sequence ATGGCTGTTGTATCACTATCAGAAATGATGGAAGCTGGTGCTCATTTTGGGCATCAAACTAGACGTTGGAATCCCAAGATGTCTAAGTATATATATTGCGCTAGAAATGGAGTTCATATTATTGATCTTGTAAAAACAGCATTGTGTATGAACAATGCATATAAATGGACGAGAAACGCTGCAAAAAGCGGTAAACGTTTCCTATTTGTCGGGACAAAAAAACAAGCTTCAGATGTAGTCGCTCAGGAAGCTTCACGCTGTGGAGCTGCATATGTAAATCAAAGATGGCTTGGAGGGATGTTGACTAATTGGACAACAATGAAGGCTAGGATTGAAAGATTAAAGGATCTAGAAAGAATGGAAAGTAGTGGTTCAATAGCAATGAGGCCTAAAAAAGAAGCTGCAGTATTAAGGAGAGAACTTGAAAGATTACAAAAATACTTAGGTGGACTTAAGGGTATGAGAAGATTACCAGATGTAGTTGTATTGGTTGATCAGAGAAGAGAATCTAATGCAGTATTAGAAGCTAGAAAATTAGATATCTCATTAGTATCAATGTTAGATACAAATTGCGATCCGGATTTGTGTGAAGTTCCAATTCCTTGTAACGATGATGCCGTTAGATCTGTGCAACTTATTTTAGGAAGACTTGCAGATGCCATAAATGAGGGTAGAAAGGGCTCTAATGCCGAAAGAAAAAATTAA
- the tsf gene encoding translation elongation factor Ts, which produces MGNITAKLVKDLRDKTGAGMMDCKKALNETEGNLDKALEWLRKKGIASAEKKSGRVAAEGSIGSYIHTGSRVGVLLELNCETDFVARGDIFQSLLKDVSMQVAACPNVEYVSIDEIPEDVVEKEKQIEMGRDDLSGKPEQIKEKIVGGRIAKRLNELVLLSQPYIKDSSLTVEDLVKQAAAKIGENIKVRRFTRYTLGEGIEKNQMDFAEEVASMQTN; this is translated from the coding sequence ATGGGAAACATTACAGCAAAACTTGTAAAAGATCTTAGAGACAAAACTGGCGCAGGAATGATGGACTGCAAAAAAGCACTTAACGAAACTGAAGGAAATCTAGATAAAGCTTTGGAATGGTTAAGAAAGAAAGGCATAGCTAGTGCTGAAAAGAAATCGGGAAGAGTAGCGGCCGAAGGGTCAATTGGTAGTTATATACATACTGGATCAAGAGTCGGAGTTTTACTAGAGTTAAATTGTGAAACTGATTTCGTTGCTAGAGGTGATATATTCCAATCTCTATTGAAAGATGTCTCAATGCAAGTAGCAGCATGCCCAAATGTTGAATATGTATCAATTGATGAAATACCAGAAGATGTTGTGGAAAAAGAAAAGCAGATTGAAATGGGTAGGGATGATTTATCTGGAAAACCAGAACAAATTAAAGAAAAAATAGTTGGAGGGAGAATAGCAAAAAGGCTTAATGAGCTTGTTTTGCTTTCACAACCCTACATTAAAGATAGTTCTCTAACAGTTGAGGATCTTGTTAAACAAGCAGCTGCAAAAATTGGGGAAAATATCAAAGTAAGACGCTTTACAAGATATACATTGGGTGAAGGTATTGAAAAAAATCAGATGGACTTTGCTGAAGAGGTCGCATCAATGCAAACAAACTAG